Proteins from a genomic interval of Streptomyces sp. NBC_00820:
- a CDS encoding carboxylate--amine ligase → MPFEADRDVPGLIVKFGGYPLHHGGVGAIRSLGRLGVPMYAITEDPYTPAASSRYLKRAFVWPTTGAEEPAHLVEGLLRIGRRIGRPTVLIPTDEEAAVLIAEHQDDLAGPFLFPRVDPALPRRLASKQGLHELCVEHGIASPEAAFPQSYEEIAAFADKARFPVVAKNREAFVRRKQPAVNGTTRIATREGLLSLARDWGEQPGVILQEYLPREEAEDWIVHACFDADSGPLALFTGVKVRSWPPHAGMTANAYVVDNPELADLAARFIKQIGFSGIVDLDLRFDRRDGQYKLLDFNPRMGAQFRLFESESGVDVVRAMHLNLTGRPVPEGEQRAGHRYIVENIDLPALLAYRRSGYTTPHAPARASGTELAWLAGDDPMPFLTMLARFVRPGAKHLYELWRTNRRGSSTTPTTK, encoded by the coding sequence GTGCCTTTCGAGGCGGACCGCGACGTGCCGGGACTGATCGTCAAGTTCGGCGGCTACCCGCTGCACCACGGCGGGGTCGGCGCGATCCGCAGCCTCGGCCGGCTGGGCGTGCCCATGTACGCGATCACCGAGGATCCCTACACGCCCGCGGCCTCCTCCCGTTACCTCAAACGGGCGTTCGTGTGGCCGACGACCGGCGCCGAGGAACCGGCGCACCTGGTCGAGGGCCTGCTGCGGATCGGCCGCCGGATCGGCCGCCCGACCGTCCTGATCCCGACGGACGAGGAAGCCGCCGTCCTGATCGCCGAGCACCAGGACGACCTGGCCGGGCCCTTCCTCTTCCCGCGCGTGGACCCCGCGCTGCCCCGCCGGCTGGCCAGCAAGCAGGGCCTGCACGAACTGTGCGTGGAACACGGCATCGCGAGCCCCGAGGCGGCCTTCCCGCAGTCGTACGAGGAGATCGCCGCCTTCGCCGACAAGGCCCGCTTCCCGGTGGTGGCCAAGAACCGCGAGGCGTTCGTGCGGCGCAAACAGCCCGCCGTCAACGGCACGACCAGGATCGCCACCCGTGAGGGTCTGCTCTCCCTCGCCCGCGACTGGGGCGAGCAGCCCGGCGTGATCCTCCAGGAGTACCTGCCCCGGGAGGAGGCCGAGGACTGGATCGTGCACGCCTGCTTCGACGCGGACTCCGGTCCGCTCGCCCTCTTCACCGGCGTCAAGGTCCGCTCCTGGCCGCCGCACGCCGGAATGACGGCGAACGCGTACGTCGTCGACAACCCGGAACTCGCGGACCTCGCCGCACGTTTCATCAAGCAGATCGGCTTCAGCGGCATCGTCGACCTCGACCTGCGCTTCGACCGGCGCGACGGACAGTACAAGCTCCTCGACTTCAACCCGCGCATGGGCGCCCAGTTCCGGCTCTTCGAGAGCGAGTCGGGCGTGGACGTCGTACGCGCCATGCACCTGAATCTCACCGGCCGCCCGGTTCCGGAGGGGGAACAGCGGGCCGGCCACCGCTACATCGTGGAGAACATCGACCTGCCCGCCCTCCTCGCCTACCGCCGCAGCGGCTACACGACGCCGCACGCGCCGGCCCGGGCGAGCGGGACGGAGCTGGCCTGGCTCGCGGGTGACGACCCGATGCCGTTCCTCACGATGCTCGCCCGCTTCGTGCGCCCGGGCGCGAAGCACCTTTATGAGCTGTGGCGCACCAACCGCCGCGGCAGCAGCACCACTCCCACCACGA